Within the Gadus chalcogrammus isolate NIFS_2021 chromosome 20, NIFS_Gcha_1.0, whole genome shotgun sequence genome, the region gagagcaagagagagacccTGCCTAATCACAGTCATTGAGCGTGTGGTTGATATGATGATTGACCACTGTTGGTGTATTGATGGAAGAACGCTGAATTGACGTAATGTTTTCCTGCGGTGGGTCTGCTGGGCTGCCACCGTCCCAGCACCATGTGTTTGTTCATTGAGTAATGTAAAGGTGACACGTCCTTCTTCCCAAGGGCCCATGGGCACAGGGATTAGCTTCCAAACACTCCATAATTTGGCACGAAGTCTCCCAAACAATATTTGGAAACGTTTAACTGCCATTTGTTTTAAGCGCGGAAACTGTGCTTAAAACGTCTGTTCTTTTTGACAAATCCCATCATTGTATTCTAAGAAACATTCTAATCGGGTTGGAAAAAAGTTTTAATACAATTCATTATGATTGGGTTCCCCTGTCAAATAGAACGACCTGTCACCTCCTTGCTGTGCTTGTGTTCAACTCACCtctgatgtattttctttcaggCTTTGAAATTACTATtgagcacccacacacagatgtgGTGAAATGTTCCCAGCTTGTGCGAGGTAGAGGCTTCCTTCCTTTGATCTGTACAACCTctgtgtgacccctgacctcgcCTGTCCCACCTTCAGACACGAGTAGGGGCGGGGAAGGGGGTGATGTAATGTTTGCATATCcccgtgcgcacgcacacacgttctATTGACAAACGGTTGAAGGCCATTGTTGTTCTCATTGGGCGGCATGACGTTGCAGCTTCATAGAGCCGCCTGGCTCCACAGAACAGATAGAGACGTGACCTTGCTATCAGTGCGTTTGCACAGTTGTAGTAAAGCAAAGTCTGTTTTGGATTATTTTCTCCAGACTGGGCTGTACCTGTACCTTGCAGTTTATTTGCAAGTCACCTTGGACAATAGTGTCTGCCAATTGTGGGCTCTATGTAGTTTATCTGGGGCTGATTTTATCTTATGTTGCTAAAAAAACAGTAAAGAAGCAATAGTCTattggtattttgttatttttagtgttattattatatttgtttcactacgagcGGGGACAAATGCGATAGCTTTTAACAATTGGTCACAGAGTGTCTTAAATTCTCaactgaaaaacattttttgatattaaaatgttaaaaaCGCAAACCTCACATGATTTATTACTTTCAGTATTATCTTAATATCATGGAAATAATTTTAAGGTAACCAATCAATCTTTTGTTACTGATAATTAAAACCATCATAATAACCAATTACTTGTTCCTTGACACAAAAGTAATTTCccctttctgtttctctttttcttctcctcttctctctgtctgtctctctttctctatcttctTGCTCACAGCAAGCAAGGATCTGGCACAGACTTCCTATTTCATGGCTACCAACAGGTTGTTACCCTGCCCCCTCCTTGTTTGCACTGTGACTGCACACCATAGCTTCAAGTAATGCAGGGTACCCTCTCAGTGTCCAACCACCCCCTACTCGCTCTGGTGGCTCTCGGGACGCTGgcctccccccttcccacctGCTCCCCTAGCCTCTCCGCCTGCTGCGCCTCCCACTTGTCCCCTGACGGGTCAGGGGGggtggttctggtggtggtggtggtggtggttagtgtgaccgggaccgggaccacCGCGTTtaggtgggggttggggtgggggcttGTGGCGTCGCCGGGCCCCAGTAGCGGTGCGGTGTATTGTACAAGGGGCCAGCCGTTGGCACGGATGGGGTTGAATGCAAGATGTGAAGTGTAGTGGTGCGCGtgactcccccgtctcccccctgctCTGTTGCGAACGAGTGCATATgtctaaagagagggagagagacacacactttgGTAGCCTGAATTACCCCTAACGATTACAGAGGTGTAAACTTGTCGTAGAGGCGCCTCCGGTAAGTACAGCCAtctttgtattcttttattttcataCATCATTATCTGTCCTTTTTAAGTATTTGTAGTTTGTAgtctttttgtgtatttttcttaacATGCTGTGTTTCTATCCCAGCAGTCATCATTCTGACATCAGAAATATTTTAGCTGTTCAGCTATAGCTCACTTAGGCAGATTAGGGACCCTTTAAGGACCTATAGTGATTCAATTAAGCCATTCAACTCCCCAGATGAACCCTTTCACCTACATTTTACTTTATCATTTGATAATAATAGGTGACCAACGTTTTTGTCTAATTGGAAATAAGTTTGGATAACATTCATATCTAGATATTAATATCTTGGATTTACAGCTCTGACTCTGGGTCCTTAAGGGGTTTGTTTCGGTTAAGTGTTTTAGGGAGAATTAGTTTTGAGTCACTGAAACCGGTTTTCTCAGTGTAAGATGTCTGGGTTTCATATAGATTTGCATCACACATGAACAAGAGAAGTGTTAGCTTTCAATGTCAAGCATACTTTCTGCACTACCGTAACCCGAAAAACTTAAGCTATGGTTGCCATCCAACGGCCATAAACGAAAAAGTTGGTTGTTGAAAAGCTGGTTGGTTACTGTCCTCCATTCGAATGCTTTGATTATTGCTGTTGGACATTTAATCCCTGAAcccttgttcagagttcagacTGGGATAGCTATCTATTAGCGATTAGGTTTGCGTTGACGGTAACAAATTAATTCCCACCCTTTTGTGACACTGGGATGGTCAACTCTTATTGAACTTTTATTTTAGCACATTGAGATCGTTGAATTGATATaaagtgcgttataaataaaatgtattattattattattatttttagatCAATCTTTGATTACTTGCGATATTTAACATGTTTAACATGAATATTGTGGCAGAAGGAGAGCCTTTTCTCATGAGTTCTGTGATTAACGGTGGATAAACTCTGTCCTCCTCGGTCATATAATcccaaaaataaatgtttacacCTTAATCCACACTGTAATCGTCATGGAGTTGAGTCAGCTAAGCTTCACGAGACATCACATGACTTCTGGTTAGCTTGTCTTAATGAGGGATGTGATTTTTGGGTGAAAGGCCAGTTAGACgaagtgtgttgctgtgttacTGTCTGTGTTTACTGTCTGTGTTAGCTGGTGACTAACGATGtctgctccctctctgttccctcctctgctctctccacaTGTATGGCCacctcttgcccccccccccccccgattcaCCCCGGGATATGATTGGaaacacctacacactcacttgttcactctctctcactcacacccctaatcacactcacattcactctcactctcatacatcactctcgctctctccatctttttGTCACTCTCTtcaattctccctctctctcatcattcTCGGCACCCCTCATGCCATTCTCCTCTCtcgctgaaacacacacattccacacaTTCTCCCCCTCTtcggacacgcacacgcagcctCCACCTCACCACATTCTGCCTTCAGTACAAGCCCACAGtgattgcgtgcgtgtgcatccaCCTGGCGTGCAAGTGGTCCAACTGGGAGATTCCCGTGTCCACGGATAGGAAGCACTGGTGGGAGTACGTGGACACGACGGTCACCCTGGAGCTGTTGGACGGTGAGGCTGCTGTCCCCCTCAAAGACTGATATAGGCCCGATACTACACATCGCTTTACAACGCTActaatgctacggccacactgcacgcgttactcgcgttaagAAACGCgcataacgcgcctaacctgacccTGGATCATTgcgtgtcacaaaaatggttcaacgtggtgcatgatagagcttggatcgggttagattaaataatctcggatataaataacaataatcgggttaaataacttcacatggtgggtctggtgtttccagcattcgtagtgttgatctgcagagaaatagtctgccaaagacgttgaggttgcttagcaaccaaagacgctgcccatgcaagtgaatggagcgttccctcttcgtcataactatcaaaccaaacatccttcacattcaccgagcgaacattatgaaagtaaaatgcacatttctcacaaaaaatgtttacataaacgcttttaatggcgtaactatgttactatttcaaTGCTTCTGTGTAAGCGTCGCTCgttactctctgccagtgacgtcgggtcaactccacgctgattggcttgGAGCTTAAGCGTCACGCataggcgcgtcaaaagttcaaATTTTTTAACTCtgcgcgttggtgcgttgggcgcttTAACGCGTCTAAACGCCtacaccaatggttccctatgcaaaaatgccgattttcaacgcctctAACGTGCGTAACGCgtgcagtgtggccgtaccttaaccTGAAACTAAATCCTGGAGACCTATTTCCAAATGGAAATATTAAACCCAAAACTTGGAACCAGACACCAAACCTGTTTTTAAATTGTGTATTTTAATTATACTTCACAAGCATGAACAGTGATGATTGTTTTTTGTCCAAACCTTTCAAAGATTGATCAGACTCTTGCAGTGTTGCAGAAAAATTGACCATCTATTGGCGTCATCATGgttcactgtaaaaaaaaatgttcacAGAGGTCAAAATGGCGACTGGGGTCAAAGTTATTTCAGTGATGCCGGCGATTCTAGGGTTCTCAGCTGGTTCTCAGCTAGGTTATCATGGCAACCGAGTGAGTGACTCATGTTTGTAACCATTATACcctgaagtaaaacaaaatgtaACTTCAAAAAAGAACGTGAACCACGTTTTAGAGTTAGGGCAGGGAGTCTGGTGGCTTTGAAACAGTAACAAGGTGCAGCACACTGCTCCAATCTAGTTGTAAGCCTTTGACAAATTCTACCAAACCACCTTGCCTATTCTTGAGAAATGTGGTGTTTCATCGTCATGTGTTCTTGTCTTCATGTGTTCACAGAGCTGACCCACGAGTTTCTGCAGATCCTGGAGAAGACGCCGAGCAGGTTAAAAAGAATCAGGAACTGGAGGGTAAGGGTCAGCACTTTTGTGTGAATAAAACCAAGCAGTAgctcacgacaggctgtggtatacGGTGAATATTTCACAGCTAAGGGGCTTTCTTCGGCCCCcactggagcagcagcaggaggaggaggagccctgtCCCTACAGAtctccaccgccacctcctccccctccgaaATGCTCGAAATAAATGAAGTCCTTCCGGCTGCCTGCGCATAGTGCAAGGCGGTTGCTGGGCAACGTACGCACACGCAGCGTACATTTTAGCGCCACTTTCTCTGGTCCCCAAGTTTGGCTTGCGAATAGCGGTTGAGCAGTTGTGGCCACTTAACGGCCATAATCTCTCTCGTGTCAAGACCTAGTAGACCATAGTTAGGCCACTCCTGAGGTCAAAGGTAACCTTTAAAGTTTTCCATCTGGTAACTAACGTAGTTTGTCAAAGTTTTCTTTTCTCAGACGTAGAGTGATACCGAATTGTGCAAAGGAGTTGGACGTCCCAGCCTGCGGTATATGGTTGTTGTTACGCCCCGGCTTCACCTTgaactctttctttcactccAGGCGACGCAAGCTGCCAAGAAGCCCAAGGGAGACGGCTCCGCCGACGGCTCCTTCTCCGGACACTCCCTGGGAGAGTCCTCCCTGCTGGACACCTCCATGggcgccgcctcctcctcctcctcctccaacccctgCTTCCCTAAACCCAGCACCTCCTACCCCCTGTCCATGACCAGCACGCCCCTCTCTGCGGACGGCCTGGCCGGCTCCTACGGCACCGGGGACTGGCCCCATGCCAGCTACTCCGGCACCCCCCTGAAGCAGGAGCCCACGGAGCCGGCCCTgtccctgccctcctcctcctccgccgccgccgcctcctcgtcctcttccacTGCCTCCCTTTTACCCCACCCGCCGTATAGGACTGATAAGGGGCCGGGCCCCACCCTGGTCAAACACGAACACAAAGGAGGGACCAGGCACCCGCCGCTGCCGGCCGGCCTGCCCCCCAACCTCTCCGCCGCCTTCCCCCCGCCGCCCCTGGCCGTCTCCCCGCTGCTCACGCCCCAGGGCCAGAGGCTGTCCCTGGACAAGTACCGCGAGAAGCATCGGGGTGGGGCGGAGGACTCCTCCCACTCTTCCGCCGGCCAACCGGAGCACAGGAAGCACCCGCCGGGCCCCGACACGCCGGCGAAGGCGAAGCACCATTCCTCGTCGGCGTCGGGGCACGAGCGGCGCCACCACGGCGAGAAGCGCGACAAAGGCGGAGCGCACGGATCGCTGAAGCTCCGCCTCCCCCTGCCGACGCCCACGCCCGGTATAGGCGGTTCCCAAGGCAACCGGGAGGAGCTCAAAATGAAGATCAAGGTGGAGCGCCACAGCTCGTCGGACGAGAGcgtcgcggcggcggcggcggtcgccaacagcaacagcagaagTAAACATTCCAGTCCGCTGGTGAGCAAGGAGAAGCACGCGCACCGCGGCGGTGAACACGGCCTCCATCGCCACCATCAGAAGCACGCCGGCCACGCGCACAGCGGCAACGGGAGCGGGCCCGCCGGAGCGGTCGCCACGGAGGCCGCCGCGATGCTGCTgtcgtcgtcgtcttcgtcGTCCCGCAAGAGGACGCACCCGGAGGCGGGCCACAACCAACACTCCTCCTCATCCGGCTCCTCCAGAGCCGGCAAAAGCTCCAAAGGAGGGGGCGGTGCTGCAGGtacgtcctccttctcctcttctcacaaggctcctgctgctgctcaagTCAATTCAAGTCAACTTTATTTccatagcacatttaaaaacaactgAGTTGACCCAAAGTGCTTGCAAACAAGCATAAAATAATGACGATggtacaacaacaataataatataacatgggaaaaataaataattaaaataataaacaaagtagtcaaagaataaaataaagagtgtgtgtgtgtgtgtgtgggggtgggggtgggggggggtggtattaAGGTAGATTAAAAACTTGGGAGAAAATAAAAATCTTTAAATTAGACTTAAAGCAGTCAATGGCGGGAGAGGACTTAATATGTACAGGTAGACTATTCCAGAGTTGGGGGGGCAACAACAGAGAAGGCTCTATCACCCTTGGTTTTAAGGCGTGTCTTGGGGATACAGAGAAGATTCTGAGATGAGGACCTAAGTGACCTTGGAGCGCTGTACGGAATTAGTAGGTCACCTATATAACTAGGAGCCAAAGCACTCACTCCAATGCAGTCTGGCCaacctcctctctgtgtctcctcctcctcctcctccccctccccccttgctGTGTCACCCAGGTGGGCTGTGGGCGTCCCAGCAGCTGCCGGCCACTAGCGAGCCGACACACGAGGCGGGAGAGCAGAGACACTGAGCCTGGAGCTTGACGACTGTAACCCCCGGCAACCGTAACCCTCACCGACCAGGCCGCCAGCCACAGGACCATGCAAGGCACCCAGGACTTGCTACACCTTTTTTTCAGAATaagtctccctcccccccccccccccccccccacaggaaggagaaacataattaaaaataaacaatgagATGATGGCAAACCTTTTGCTTCAAGGCAGAAATTGAGTGgggaaaagaaagaggaaaTCTTTATTGTGAAAGCGATTGTTGGACTTCTCTGGTTTTTCAAAAGAGAAGATGCAAAAAAATCAACTAAAGATATACAATGAATTGATGCTTCCAGATCTTCTGATCTCCGGGCCGGGATGGTAAATCCTGTCCACTACTCCAAGTATGTGAAATTGCTGCTTTGTTCCCCATAGCCTGAATGGATGTGGGTGCGTTGGAGTGTGAGTGTTCATTTTCCACAAACTGGGGACTGGTTTCACTAAATATGTGGGGTAAAGGTGAAAGTGTTAATACTGGAAAGACAGAGTGACATTTCTCCATTCTTCACTTCTTCAAATCTTCTTTGAAATGTATAATTTAGTTGATCAGCATGACTGCAACTGTGAGGAACGTCGAGAACGTAAAGGTTCTGGGAAAAGTTCAGTTTGGTTTCCGCTTTTcccatttattttatatattttttagtttgttgaaattgttctttattttttagtGTTGCCTTCGCTCAACTTCATTCAGTTCTTTCCTCCTCACTTATCATATTTTCTACTTAGATACTGTACGTATGCTCTGCATGTTTCAACCTCCAAAGGGATTTCAAAGCAGAACTGACTCGTGTTTACAGCGATGGTGGAGATAAGTGTACATACGTTGTTGTATGTTTAAAGACAAATGTGTAtaagatggatagatatatcTACAAAATGACTACTCAGGTTTGGAGCTGCTTGTAAGTATAACAAGATGTCTAtatacctttaaaaaaaaaaaaaagcatactgTTGGAATCAGGCGTTTGTCAGGCGATTGCAGCATTCCgctgttgtgtatgtgtgcttccCAGAGCCTGTAGTTTATTTCACGGCCTGAAGGGGGCGCCAAATCCCCAGGGAATCCCTCGGGCCACATGGGCACATccaacacttatcttgacactTCGATGCGATGCaatttatattttcttttttaatctcCAAGAAAACCTTAAGCTGAATGCCAAAGGCCCTGCCTCAGAATAATGTTTAAAATATTTTGATTAATAGTGCTATACAAGTTTACATTTCCCTCTTGCTTTCAAgtgcatttaaaaagaaaaaaaaatgctcaCATCAATTGAGCCCTTTGCCTGTACATTAGTGGTTAGATTAGTGAAACCTAAACAGTGTGAACCAGGTCTATGTGATCTGTGTATCAGTGTTATTATACAGTGACCGTATGCAAACCCTAATGAGACAAAATCTTACCATTCACCTACCTGCACTGTAAAAAGAAAAGGTTAATTTCTGGTCATTATTTCATTTATTACAAGTAATATCTCAGAAAATATTGTTTTCAAGTTGTTTTGCATTTGTAGATTTGTTTTGCTGATGGCCTGATTTAGCGAGAGGTTCAACTCTTGGTTGTTCCCTGGGGCAAGCGACTTGGCCAcggaaaaataaaaagctttttGATAAAGCAAACGAAGTGCAGTAGACCTTTTTCGACATTCATTATCCAACTTCAACCATCTTTAATTGAGTAATACAATCACACGGCAAAGGTACCTTTTTTAAAGATGCATTAAAACACAAGATATTCATTGTGTGTCTTCATTGTGCCGCTGCTCTCCTTAAAGGTCTCGGTacataagtaggcctacatgtcagtCGTAAGACGTGGAGACTTGGGTTGAGTTATGTTAACAATATAAGTATTGGCTGCGATAGTGTCTGCtctaaaaaacagtgttcatcCAGGGATTTAAGATGTACAAAATGTACACTTTAATTTATAAGTACACAATATCAAGTGGTTTTAAATAGTTGGCACAGATAATGCAGAGGGGAATTTAAGTCAACTTAACATTCAAAGCAGGTCGGATCTTTCAATTGTTAACCATGAATAACATACAAAGTGCGCTATATCTGACTCACTTTCATGTGAATTTCGGACCTCAGTTTATCCTGACAGAAAATTATTTATAAAACACTTAACAGTAGGCTGGTAGGTTGATTTATCAATCATATCTTGGTGGACCTGGTGGTAATATAGGGCCCGAAAGTGTCATGTCATACCAGTGTATTCTATCAATAACATAACTTCCTTCGTCATCGTCTATTTATCCTTCTTTCGATAGCACAACCTCTGTAGTAACGATCTGTCTACCGATAAAACAACTGCCATCATAACAATCCGTCTATCGATAACACAACTACCGTCGAAACGATCCTTCTACCGATAACACAACTAACGTAACGATCTGTCTACCGATAACACAACTTCCGTCGGAACGATGTGTCTTAACGGCAACGCAACTTACGTCATAACGGTCTTGTCTACCGATAACACAACTCCCATCGGAACGATGTGTCTTAACAGTGACACAAATTCCGTCAAACGGTCTGTCAACAGATAACACCACTTTCTTCGTCGTGGGTCATCTACCCATAGCACATCCTCTGTCGTAGCGGTCCGTCTACCAATGACAGAATCCATCTGGATGGGCGGCACAGCAGGGCCTCCTCTGAGTTTCCGGAGAGTTCTCCCGGGTCTTGTTGGGGATGAACGGGTGTTTCAGCAGCTGTTCCGCAGAGGGTCGCAGTTTCTGGTCACTAGGatcaggagacagacagggttGTAGTCTGGAGGAAGCATTTCCAGAATAATGGAAAAGTACTCGCATGTTGAATACGATGAAATAGTCAGGCTATTGCAGTGGTTAAGGCCTTATGGCCTTTAACGCTATCGAACAGGGTACCTTTGGGTAAAAAAGGGTCAAATACCCTAACCAATAGGGAGGTTGACTCCCCATCAAAAGGTTGATACCTTTCGCATCACTGCTCCTTAATAACATACAAGCATCTGCTATTTAGCATTTCCACCGATGCTGATATGTTTGAACTTAAAAGCTCATTCATTGTGTACAACCACATTACGATAAAACATCAGAGTTCCAGGTGGTCTTGAACCCATGGTCTTCGGAAGGGGAAAAGGCCATTACTACTGAACTACAGTTAACTTATCGATTAGAAAGAAGTGTACAATTAGAATGATGATGACCGAtgattttaaataataaaaggtgccccaacttttttttctttttaccatATGACCAAATGATCAGAAAGCTACACTGCAGTCGATGGAGATCAGAGTTCACCCTCACCTGGTGAGGCAGACGTCGACAAAGCTGCTGGCGTGGCGTGAGAAGCCGTCGGGAAGCGAGGGCATGGACCCTCTCTGGGCTCCGATGTAGAACAGGGCGGCCAGCTTGTCCATGTGGGCTAGCGGGGGCTTCCCGGTCGCCATCTCAAACACCGTACACCCCACACTCCAGATGTCCGACTTCCTGCCGTACCCTGACTCGGTAATGACCTTAAatggtaaaaaaacaaacactttcaCTAAGTACAAGCATCATCTTCAATAAATATATTGAGTGTGGTTTTTCATGTaattttttgtacattttgaaGTATTCGttctttacttttatttttattctttattgtgttttaattatttttctacTCAGCCTTAAATTAGAAAATGTCCCTTATAAAAATACTAAACGCATTCTACTGACATTGCTAACTTACTATAGCTACTCTGCACTCTTTCTCCCACGAGGCTATGGGGCACGTTGATATTTATTTCAGATCAGATTTTCATTGCATGAAATAATGGTTCTCAACAACTTGTATTAATGGagttatgaataaaacatgtatAGGCCAATCTCTCCTGGTTCACCCCCATCACGCACCTCCGGGGCCATCCAGTAGGGAGTGCCGTGGACGGACTTGATCAGGTCGGCGctgtggctgctgctggggtTGAGGCGGCTGAGGCGCCGGGCGCAGCCGAAGTCTATGAGCTTGACCACGCCGGTGGGCATGAGCATGATGTTGTTGCCCTTCAGGTCGCGGTGGATCACGCGGTTCAGGTGGAGGTAGGCCACGCCCTCCAGGATCTGATGGCTGTAGAGCGACAGGACGTGCTCGGGTAAGGGGCCGAACCTGTAGGGGTGAAGGGATCGGTGGAGGATCAATTGGAAGgttgagtgaatgaatgaatcaaagtAGACTAAGTGTAGTTATTGAACTTGTTCCCCTTGGGCACCCTGTGTAACTTAATGTAACTTTGAGGCCGTCTCTATATCATGTAACGGTTACATCACCTGTGTAACATAATGCTGCCTGTGTAACTTAAAGGTtccctattttaccaccagatGTGATGTTGAATAGATCACTAATATACATCTGTGTGGACACTCCAAAGTGTAAAATGTTACATGAGGGTGGATGGTGAAAAGGCT harbors:
- the ccnt2a gene encoding cyclin-T2a, with amino-acid sequence MAACRGSSSTKWFLTREQLDNTPSRRCGVEPDRELSYRQQAATLIQDMGQRLNVSQLTINTAIVYMHRFYIHHSFTKFHRNIISPTALFLAAKVEEQPRKLEHVIKVSHACLNPQEAPLDSKSNAYLQQAQELVLLETIVLQTLGFEITIEHPHTDVVKCSQLVRASKDLAQTSYFMATNSLHLTTFCLQYKPTVIACVCIHLACKWSNWEIPVSTDRKHWWEYVDTTVTLELLDELTHEFLQILEKTPSRLKRIRNWRATQAAKKPKGDGSADGSFSGHSLGESSLLDTSMGAASSSSSSNPCFPKPSTSYPLSMTSTPLSADGLAGSYGTGDWPHASYSGTPLKQEPTEPALSLPSSSSAAAASSSSSTASLLPHPPYRTDKGPGPTLVKHEHKGGTRHPPLPAGLPPNLSAAFPPPPLAVSPLLTPQGQRLSLDKYREKHRGGAEDSSHSSAGQPEHRKHPPGPDTPAKAKHHSSSASGHERRHHGEKRDKGGAHGSLKLRLPLPTPTPGIGGSQGNREELKMKIKVERHSSSDESVAAAAAVANSNSRSKHSSPLVSKEKHAHRGGEHGLHRHHQKHAGHAHSGNGSGPAGAVATEAAAMLLSSSSSSSRKRTHPEAGHNQHSSSSGSSRAGKSSKGGGGAAGGLWASQQLPATSEPTHEAGEQRH